Proteins from one Deltaproteobacteria bacterium genomic window:
- a CDS encoding gamma-glutamylcyclotransferase gives MPDVLEKIFVYGTLLRGEPRSRFMQDCELSGEFEVPGRIFDTGQGYPAAVFDAALKETVYGELYLMENAVTKLRELDQVEGTGDGLFKRVKINQGGIEFYSYEPGRLLEECVSDKNRILRGVWRNHSSLALTDPVDFALGFENHLKKTYRQAAGTESDGTLYVRGHIPVLVTSPHATAHVRMGKLKRQEFYTGALSVMLHSVTGCHALYTDRLSGVDPNYYDESPFKKRLAGIASNYDIGLIIDIHGTGSERKSEIYPGVGRGGEFLLGNNHFLSELEEAAALNNISLGGLDVFPAVRQMTVTKFAATGLGIPAIQLEINRDLRQPERTPSNFTRLFQFLTEFIEHVSR, from the coding sequence ATGCCGGACGTTCTTGAAAAGATATTCGTATATGGAACCCTTCTCCGCGGCGAGCCCCGGAGCCGTTTCATGCAAGACTGCGAGCTCTCGGGGGAATTTGAGGTCCCGGGCCGGATATTCGATACAGGGCAAGGCTATCCGGCCGCCGTATTCGATGCGGCGTTAAAAGAAACCGTGTACGGCGAGCTTTACTTGATGGAAAACGCCGTTACGAAACTGAGAGAGCTTGACCAAGTTGAGGGCACCGGGGACGGTCTCTTCAAAAGAGTAAAAATCAATCAGGGCGGGATTGAATTCTACAGCTATGAGCCGGGCAGGTTGCTCGAAGAATGCGTTTCGGATAAAAACAGGATTTTGCGCGGAGTCTGGAGAAATCATTCGTCTCTCGCACTGACCGACCCGGTTGATTTCGCCCTCGGTTTTGAAAATCATCTTAAGAAGACCTACAGGCAGGCCGCCGGTACGGAGTCGGACGGAACCCTCTACGTAAGGGGTCATATCCCGGTGCTCGTCACGTCGCCACACGCGACGGCCCATGTGAGAATGGGTAAATTGAAGAGGCAGGAATTCTACACGGGGGCGCTTTCGGTAATGCTCCATTCCGTGACCGGCTGTCACGCCCTGTATACTGACCGTCTATCCGGGGTCGACCCGAACTACTACGACGAATCCCCCTTTAAGAAAAGGCTCGCCGGTATTGCCTCGAATTACGATATAGGATTAATTATAGATATTCACGGAACGGGGAGTGAGAGAAAAAGTGAAATCTATCCGGGAGTCGGAAGGGGCGGTGAGTTCCTCCTGGGTAACAATCACTTTCTGTCCGAGCTTGAGGAAGCCGCGGCTTTGAACAATATCTCCCTCGGCGGACTGGATGTCTTCCCCGCCGTGAGACAAATGACCGTAACAAAATTCGCGGCCACGGGGCTGGGGATTCCGGCAATCCAGCTCGAAATTAACCGGGACTTGAGGCAGCCCGAGAGGACGCCTTCGAATTTTACGAGGCTGTTTCAATTCCTTACGGAATTTATAGAGCACGTTTCCCGATGA